The proteins below are encoded in one region of Phaseolus vulgaris cultivar G19833 chromosome 1, P. vulgaris v2.0, whole genome shotgun sequence:
- the LOC137816444 gene encoding protein DA1 isoform X1, with the protein MGWLSRIFKGSEQKISEGHYSKEDAGYYLPSTSGVTTNDVWNQNENEDIDRAIALSLAEESEKTNIVNDNRSQLEEDEQLARALEESLNVESPPRYGNENAYQPIQYFPMGSRICAGCYIEIGYGRYLNCLNAFWHPECFRCRACNLPISDYEFSTSGNYPYHKSCYKESYHPKCDVCKHFIPTNPAGLIEYRAHPFWVQKYCPSHEHDCTPRCCSCERMESQEAGYIAHKDGRKLCLECLDSAIMDTNECQPLHADIQRFYESLNMKLDQQIPLLLVERQALNEAREGDKNGHYHMPETRGLCLSEELSTFSRRPRFGSGNGAMDMRAQPYRMTPHCDVTAILILYGLPRLLTGSILAHEMMHAWLRLKGYRTLSQDVEEGICQVLAHMWLESELTSASASSSSASHSSKKGKRPQFERKLGEFFKHQIESDISPVYGDGFRAGQKAVRKYGLQKTLHHIRMTGTFPF; encoded by the exons ATGGGTTGGCTTAGCAGAATTTTTAAAGGGTCTGAGCAGAAGATTTCGGAGGGGCATTATAGTAAAGAGGATGCTGGTTATTATCTGCCGTCGACTTCTGGGGTAACAACAAAT GATGTTTGGAACCAGAACGAGAATGAGGATATAGATCGTGCTATTGCACTGTCTCTGGCCGAAGAGAGCGAGAAAACAAACATTGTAAATG ACAACAGATCACAGttagaagaagatgaacaaCTTGCCAGAGCTTTAGAAGAAAGTCTAAACGTGGAGTCTCCTCCCAGATATGGAAATGAAAATGCGTATCAACCAATTCAGTATTTCCCCATGGGGTCCAG GATTTGTGCTGGCTGCTATATTGAGATTGGTTACGGGCGATATCTTAATTGCTTGAACGCATTCTGGCATCCTGAATGCTTCCGCTGCCGAGCTTGCAACCTACCAATCTCTGATTATGAG TTCTCCACATCTGGGAATTACCCTTACCATAAATCATGTTATAAGGAAAGCTACCACCCGAAATGTGATGTCTGCAAGCACTTT ATTCCAACAAATCCTGCTGGTCTTATTGAATATAGGGCACATCCATTCTGGGTTCAGAAATATTGCCCTTCTCATGAACATGACTGTACTCCACGATGTTGCAGTTGTGAGCGAATGGAG TCGCAAGAGGCAGGATATATTGCTCATAAGGATGGCCGGAAGCTCTGCTTAGAGTGTCTAGATTCTGCTATCATGGATACAAATGAATGCCAACCCCTTCATGCTGATATACAAAGATTTTATGAAAGCCTAAATATGAAACTGGACCAGCAAATTCCACTACTATTGGTTGAAAGACAAGCACTGAATGAAGCAAGAGAGGGAGATAAGAAT GGACACTATCACATGCCGGAAACCAGAGGGCTCTGCCTCTCCGAGGAGCTCAGCACT TTCTCGAGAAGACCAAGATTTGGGTCAGGAAATGGAGCAATGGACATGAGAGCACAGCCATACAGGATGACTCCACATTGTGATGTGACAgctattcttattttatatggTCTTCCAAG attgCTTACTGGGTCGATCCTAGCCCATGAGATGATGCATGCCTGGCTTCGACTTAAAG GTTATAGGACTCTAAGTCAAGATGTTGAAGAAGGTATCTGTCAGGTTTTGGCTCATATGTGGTTGGAGTCTGAACTTACTTCTGCATCAGCATCATCCTCATCTGCATCACACTCATCTAAAAAAGGTAAAAGACCTCAGTTTGAGAGGAAGCTTGGGGAGTTCTTCAAGCACCAGATTGAATCAGACATTTCCCCTGTTTATGGAGATGGGTTTAGGGCAGGTCAAAAAGCAGTGCGTAAATATGGTCTACAAAAGACCCTTCACCACATCAGGATGACGGGGACTTTTCCATTTTAA
- the LOC137816444 gene encoding protein DA1 isoform X2: MGWLSRIFKGSEQKISEGHYSKEDAGYYLPSTSGDVWNQNENEDIDRAIALSLAEESEKTNIVNDNRSQLEEDEQLARALEESLNVESPPRYGNENAYQPIQYFPMGSRICAGCYIEIGYGRYLNCLNAFWHPECFRCRACNLPISDYEFSTSGNYPYHKSCYKESYHPKCDVCKHFIPTNPAGLIEYRAHPFWVQKYCPSHEHDCTPRCCSCERMESQEAGYIAHKDGRKLCLECLDSAIMDTNECQPLHADIQRFYESLNMKLDQQIPLLLVERQALNEAREGDKNGHYHMPETRGLCLSEELSTFSRRPRFGSGNGAMDMRAQPYRMTPHCDVTAILILYGLPRLLTGSILAHEMMHAWLRLKGYRTLSQDVEEGICQVLAHMWLESELTSASASSSSASHSSKKGKRPQFERKLGEFFKHQIESDISPVYGDGFRAGQKAVRKYGLQKTLHHIRMTGTFPF, translated from the exons ATGGGTTGGCTTAGCAGAATTTTTAAAGGGTCTGAGCAGAAGATTTCGGAGGGGCATTATAGTAAAGAGGATGCTGGTTATTATCTGCCGTCGACTTCTGGG GATGTTTGGAACCAGAACGAGAATGAGGATATAGATCGTGCTATTGCACTGTCTCTGGCCGAAGAGAGCGAGAAAACAAACATTGTAAATG ACAACAGATCACAGttagaagaagatgaacaaCTTGCCAGAGCTTTAGAAGAAAGTCTAAACGTGGAGTCTCCTCCCAGATATGGAAATGAAAATGCGTATCAACCAATTCAGTATTTCCCCATGGGGTCCAG GATTTGTGCTGGCTGCTATATTGAGATTGGTTACGGGCGATATCTTAATTGCTTGAACGCATTCTGGCATCCTGAATGCTTCCGCTGCCGAGCTTGCAACCTACCAATCTCTGATTATGAG TTCTCCACATCTGGGAATTACCCTTACCATAAATCATGTTATAAGGAAAGCTACCACCCGAAATGTGATGTCTGCAAGCACTTT ATTCCAACAAATCCTGCTGGTCTTATTGAATATAGGGCACATCCATTCTGGGTTCAGAAATATTGCCCTTCTCATGAACATGACTGTACTCCACGATGTTGCAGTTGTGAGCGAATGGAG TCGCAAGAGGCAGGATATATTGCTCATAAGGATGGCCGGAAGCTCTGCTTAGAGTGTCTAGATTCTGCTATCATGGATACAAATGAATGCCAACCCCTTCATGCTGATATACAAAGATTTTATGAAAGCCTAAATATGAAACTGGACCAGCAAATTCCACTACTATTGGTTGAAAGACAAGCACTGAATGAAGCAAGAGAGGGAGATAAGAAT GGACACTATCACATGCCGGAAACCAGAGGGCTCTGCCTCTCCGAGGAGCTCAGCACT TTCTCGAGAAGACCAAGATTTGGGTCAGGAAATGGAGCAATGGACATGAGAGCACAGCCATACAGGATGACTCCACATTGTGATGTGACAgctattcttattttatatggTCTTCCAAG attgCTTACTGGGTCGATCCTAGCCCATGAGATGATGCATGCCTGGCTTCGACTTAAAG GTTATAGGACTCTAAGTCAAGATGTTGAAGAAGGTATCTGTCAGGTTTTGGCTCATATGTGGTTGGAGTCTGAACTTACTTCTGCATCAGCATCATCCTCATCTGCATCACACTCATCTAAAAAAGGTAAAAGACCTCAGTTTGAGAGGAAGCTTGGGGAGTTCTTCAAGCACCAGATTGAATCAGACATTTCCCCTGTTTATGGAGATGGGTTTAGGGCAGGTCAAAAAGCAGTGCGTAAATATGGTCTACAAAAGACCCTTCACCACATCAGGATGACGGGGACTTTTCCATTTTAA
- the LOC137816441 gene encoding probable 1-acyl-sn-glycerol-3-phosphate acyltransferase 4, with product MEVCGPVKSENRLKHRPLTPLRLLRGLICLVVFLSTAFMCLVYFVPVAVVGLRLFSIGYSRKTVSFLFGLWLSLWPSLFEKINKTKVVFSGDSLPIKERVLLIANHRTEVDWMYLWDLALRKGTLGCIKYILKNSLMKLPIFGWGFHILEFIAVERKWEVDEQILHQKLSTFKDPQDPLWLALFPEGTDYTDQKSINSQKFAAETGLPVLKNVLLPKTKGFHACLEALRGSLDAVYDVTIAYKNQCPSFLDNVFGVDPSEVHMHVRRIPVKEIPASETKASSWLINKFQMKDQLLSDFKIHGHFPHQQNENEISTFKSLLSFTVILSFTAIFIYFTFFSVVWFKVYVGLSCAYLALATRFNFQLMPVSNYVHALYNTNKQNSE from the exons ATGGAAGTTTGCGGGCCAGTCAAATCTGAAAATAGATTAAAGCACCGACCCTTGACCCCTCTTAGGTTGTTGAGGGGTCTGATATGTTTAGTGGTATTTCTTTCTACAGCTTTTATGTGTTTAGTCTATTTTGTGCCAGTGGCAGTTGTAGGATTGCGGCTTTTCAGCATTGGGTATAGTAGGAAGACAGTGTCATTCCTCTTTGGACTTTGGCTATCTCTGTGGCCCTCTCTATTTGAAAAGATAAACAAAACCAAAGTTGTCTTTTCTGGGGACAGTCTTCCAATCAAGGAACGTGTTTTGCTCATTGCTAATCACAGAACTGAGGTTGATTGGATGTACTTGTGGGATCTTGCACTTAGAAAAGGGACTCTGGGATGCATAAAGTACATCCTTAAGAACAGCTTGATGAAACTACCTATCTTTGGTTGGGGATTTCACATTCTGGAGTTCATTGCAGTGGAGAGGAAGTGGGAGGTAGATGAGCAAATATTGCACCAAAAGCTTTCAACTTTTAAGGACCCTCAAGATCCCTTATGGCTAGCTCTTTTTCCTGAAGGAACAGATTATAC TGATCAGAAGAGTATAAATAGTCAAAAATTTGCTGCTGAAACTGGTCTCCCGGTGCTGAAAAATGTATTACTTCCGAAAACAAAGGGGTTTCATGCTTGCTTGGAAGCCCTACGAGGATCATTGGATGCAG TGTACGATGTGACAATTGCATACAAAAATCAATGTCCCTCCTTTCTGGACAATGTTTTTGGTGTAGACCCTTCAGAAGTGCACATGCATGTAAGGCGTATTCCAGTGAAGGAGATTCCTGCTTCTGAAACCAAAGCTTCATCTTGGTTGATAAACAAGTTCCAGATGAAGGACCAATTGCTTTCAGATTTCAAGATTCATGGTCATTTCCCTCATCAGCagaatgaaaatgaaatttctACATTTAAGAGCCTTCTCTCTTTTACAGTGATACTTTCTTTTACTGCCATCttcatttattttacatttttttctgtGGTTTGGTTCAAAGTGTATGTAGGTTTATCTTGTGCATATCTTGCTCTTGCAACTCGCTTCAATTTTCAATTGATGCCTGTAAGTAACTATGTTCATGCACTTTATAACACCAACAAACAAAACAGTGAATAG
- the LOC137816438 gene encoding pathogenesis-related thaumatin-like protein 3.5 gives MALNPNSKVFALILFLLGNVVSGAVFTLQNRCSYTVWPGTLSGNGVATLGDGGFPLEPGAEVQLTAPSGWSGRIWARTGCSFDGSGIGTCATGDCAGGLRCTGGGVPPATLAEFTIGFAGNGDKDFYDVSLVDGYNVGIGVLATGGTGDCRYAGCAADLNAACPEELQVRDSGGVVVACKSACAAFNTPEFCCTGEHGTPQTCSATHYSEIFKNACPTAYSYAYDDASSTRTCSTADYVIAFCP, from the exons ATGGCCCTAAACCCAAACTCAAAAGTCTTTGCACTTATCCTCTTCTTATTAG gtaATGTAGTATCTGGCGCAGTGTTTACCCTTCAAAACCGTTGCAGTTACACAGTTTGGCCAGGGACACTTTCCGGCAACGGCGTCGCCACTCTCGGCGACGGCGGTTTTCCTCTGGAGCCAGGTGCGGAGGTTCAGCTCACCGCACCGTCCGGCTGGTCCGGCCGGATCTGGGCCAGGACCGGCTGCAGCTTCGACGGTTCCGGCATCGGAACATGCGCCACCGGAGACTGCGCCGGGGGACTGAGGTGCACCGGAGGAGGCGTTCCGCCAGCGACTCTGGCGGAGTTCACTATCGGATTCGCCGGTAACGGCGACAAGGACTTCTACGACGTTAGTCTCGTGGACGGTTACAATGTAGGCATCGGCGTGCTGGCTACCGGAGGAACCGGTGACTGCCGGTACGCGGGGTGCGCGGCGGACTTGAACGCTGCGTGTCCAGAGGAGTTGCAAGTGAGAGACAGCGGCGGCGTGGTGGTGGCGTGCAAGAGCGCGTGCGCCGCATTTAACACGCCGGAGTTTTGCTGCACCGGCGAGCACGGGACGCCGCAAACGTGTTCGGCGACACACTATTCAGAGATTTTCAAGAATGCGTGTCCAACAGCGTACAGTTACGCTTACGATGATGCTTCCAGCACTCGCACCTGTTCTACAGCTGATTACGTTATTGCCTTTTGCCCTTAA
- the LOC137816439 gene encoding pathogenesis-related thaumatin-like protein 3.5 yields MAITSLLFHLLPFLLLGNVASDTVFYLENHCSHTVWPGTLSGNGAAVLGSGGFALPPGSSVHFSAPSGWSGRFWGRTGCTFDESGVGSCATGDCAGGLKCNGGGVPPVTLVEFTTGSSGNGNKDFYDVSLVDGYNVGMGVRATGGTGDCRYAGCVADLNGACPTELQVRDGGGAVVACKSACAAFNTAEFCCTGDHGTPQTCSPTHYSEIFKSACPTAYSYAYDDASSTFTCSNSDYVITFCSMGSSS; encoded by the exons ATGGCCATAACCTCTCTACTCTTCCACCTTCTACCCTTTCTACTATTAG GTAATGTAGCATCTGACACGGTGTTTTATCTGGAGAATCATTGCAGTCACACAGTTTGGCCGGGGACACTTTCCGGCAACGGCGCCGCCGTTCTCGGTTCCGGCGGTTTTGCCCTGCCGCCTGGTTCTTCGGTCCACTTCTCAGCGCCGTCCGGCTGGTCCGGCCGCTTCTGGGGCCGGACCGGCTGCACCTTCGATGAATCCGGCGTCGGGAGTTGCGCCACCGGAGACTGCGCCGGAGGCTTGAAATGCAACGGCGGAGGAGTCCCGCCGGTGACGCTGGTGGAGTTCACCACCGGAAGCTCCGGCAACGGCAACAAGGACTTCTACGACGTGAGTCTCGTGGACGGTTACAACGTGGGAATGGGAGTGAGGGCTACCGGGGGAACCGGTGACTGCAGGTACGCGGGGTGCGTGGCGGATCTCAACGGCGCGTGTCCGACGGAGCTTCAGGTTAGAGACGGCGGCGGCGCGGTTGTGGCGTGCAAGAGCGCGTGCGCGGCGTTTAACACGGCGGAATTTTGCTGCACCGGCGACCACGGGACGCCACAAACGTGTTCGCCGACACATTATTCGGAGATTTTCAAGAGTGCGTGTCCGACAGCGTATAGTTACGCATACGATGATGCTTCAAGCACTTTCACTTGCTCCAATTCTGATTATGTTATCACTTTCTGTTCCATGGGATCATCATCTTAA
- the LOC137816443 gene encoding lysM domain receptor-like kinase 4, with translation MNHVAFLFTITTFFVLCFNSKAQQNYSGNSILSCKNDDKMGPSPSFLYTCNGLNKTCMAFLIFKSRHPFDSILTIANLTSSNPEELARINDASVLTVFPTGKEIIVPLNCSCLTRDYYQAETEYVLGPSPTYFTVANNTFQGLTTCDSLMRANPYGELDLLPGMELHVPLRCACPTMHQVKNGSKYLLTHSVNWGDNITNIATRFNVAAGSVVDANGFSTPTQSLFPFTTVLIPLPSEPLSSMTKIVSDPPNMSPPLVCSSIKCNSKRKFHTVIATTGGSMVLLCAVLYGVFLFRKRSARFVKRGEEGEKAKKLSSENIRGKIAIIEHHSNVYDFEEIKKATDNFSSKHGIKGSVFGGVFGNDKNMLAVKRMRGDASKEVNLLKRVNHFNLIKLQGYCETDACSYLVYEYMENGSLREWLSANRTTQHQILAKRILISLDIANGLQYLHNFTEPSYVHMNINSGNILLNKDLRAKIANFAFAEESERKITSSCALSRVERGYMAPEYLEAGMVTTKMDVYAFGVVLLELVTGKDFVTIQEERKAMLHVVMVNLIAKENEEEKVSLFIDPSFTGNNEKVCALQLVKLGLACLVEEPEERPTMVEVVSSLLKIYVSYMDQIMPLSSSNSLSMER, from the coding sequence ATGAATCATGTTGCATTTCTCTTCACAATAACAACcttttttgttctttgttttaaCAGCAAAGCTCAGCAAAATTACTCTGGGAATTCAATACTCAGCTGCAAGAATGATGACAAAATGGGGCCCTCACCTTCATTCCTTTACACCTGCAATGGCCTCAACAAAACCTGCATGGCCTTCCTAATCTTCAAATCCAGACACCCTTTTGATTCCATACTCACAATTGCCAACCTCACATCATCAAACCCAGAAGAGCTTGCAAGAATCAATGATGCATCTGTGCTCACAGTGTTCCCAACTGGGAAAGAAATCATTGTGCCTCTGAACTGTTCTTGTCTCACTAGGGACTATTACCAAGCTGAAACTGAATATGTATTGGGACCATCCCCAACATATTTCACTGTGGCAAATAACACTTTTCAGGGTTTGACCACTTGTGATTCGCTTATGCGTGCTAATCCATATGGGGAACTTGATCTGCTTCCTGGCATGGAGTTGCACGTGCCACTCAGATGTGCTTGTCCAACAATGCATCAGGTAAAAAACGGCAGCAAGTATTTGCTTACACACTCAGTGAACTGGGGTGATAACATCACAAATATTGCTACAAGATTCAATGTAGCAGCAGGTAGTGTGGTTGATGCCAATGGTTTTAGCACACCAACACAATCTCTTTTTCCCTTCACAACTGTTCTGATTCCTCTGCCAAGTGAACCTCTGAGTTCAATGACAAAAATTGTTAGTGATCCACCAAATATGTCACCTCCTCTTGTTTGCAGCTCCATAAAGTgcaactcaaagagaaaattcCACACTGTTATTGCCACCACTGGGGGTTCCATGGTGCTTCTGTGTGCTGTCCTTTATGGGGTTTTTCTGTTCAGAAAGAGATCTGCAAGGTTCGTTAAGAGAGGTGAAGAAGGTGAGAAAGCAAAGAAGTTATCTTCAGAAAATATCCGTGGTAAGATAGCAATCATTGAGCATCACTCCAACGTTTATGACTTTGAGGAAATAAAGAAGGCCACAGATAATTTTAGTTCAAAGCATGGAATTAAAGGTTCTGTGTTTGGTGGGGTGTTTGGTAATGACAAGAACATGTTGGCTGTTAAAAGAATGAGAGGAGATGCATCCAAGGAAGTGAATTTGCTGAAAAGGGTCAATCATTTCAACCTGATAAAGCTGCAAGGTTACTGTGAAACCGATGCTTGTTCTTATCTTGTTTATGAGTATATGGAAAATGGCTCTTTGAGAGAATGGCTAAGCGCAAACAGGACCACCCAGCACCAGATTTTGGCAAAGAGGATTCTGATTTCTCTGGATATTGCCAATGGTCTTCAGTATCTTCACAACTTCACGGAACCTTCCTATGTGCACATGAACATAAACAGTGGAAACATTCTTCTGAACAAAGACCTAAGAGCCAAGATAGCAAATTTCGCTTTTGCTGAGGAATCAGAAAGGAAAATAACTTCAAGTTGTGCCTTGTCACGTGTGGAGAGGGGTTATATGGCTCCAGAGTATCTGGAGGCAGGGATGGTCACTACCAAAATGGATGTTTATGCCTTTGGAGTGGTGTTGTTGGAATTGGTCACAGGTAAAGATTTTGTTACCATACAAGAAGAGAGAAAAGCAATGCTTCATGTAGTCATGGTAAACCTCATTGCTAAagagaatgaagaagagaaggTGAGTTTGTTCATTGATCCTAGTTTCACTGGAAACAATGAGAAAGTGTGTGCTCTCCAGCTAGTTAAATTAGGTCTAGCCTGCTTGGTTGAAGAACCAGAAGAGAGGCCAACCATGGTAGAGGTAGTTTCTAGCTTATTGAAAATATATGTAAGTTATATGGACCAAATAATGCCACTTAGCAGCAGCAATAGTCTCAGCATGGAGAGGTGA
- the LOC137816442 gene encoding probable galacturonosyltransferase-like 1, translating into MKSNPKSKPPHLLHFLIPFFFFFSFVSSTNTFFTQEFKEAPQFYNSPKCPSLSNTEHSNVCAEEAVHVAMTLDTTYIRGSMAAILSVLQHSSCPQNVFFHFVCSSSASLLRATIATSFPYLNFQIYPFHDGVVSGLISTSIRAALDCPLNYARSYLPNLIPLCVKRVVYLDSDLVLVDDIAKLAATPLGADSVLAAPQYCNANFTSYFTPTFWSNPSLSLTFAERRACYFNTGVMVIDLRRWRVGEYTRKIEEWMEVQKRMRIYELGSLPPFLLVFAGNIVPVDHRWNQHGLGGDNFRGLCRDLHPGPVSLLHWSGKGKPWVRLDANRPCPLDALWAPYDLLRTPFSLDS; encoded by the coding sequence ATGAAGTCCAATCCAAAATCAAAACCACCACACTTGTTACACTTTCTAAtaccctttttcttcttcttctcgtTTGTGTCCTCCACCAACACCTTCTTCACCCAAGAATTCAAAGAAGCTCCTCAATTCTACAACTCCCCAAAATGCCCCTCTCTTTCCAACACCGAACATTCAAACGTGTGCGCCGAAGAAGCTGTCCACGTGGCAATGACGCTGGACACGACATACATCCGAGGTTCAATGGCGGCGATCCTCTCCGTCCTCCAACACTCCTCGTGCCCGCAAAACGTCTTCTTCCACTTTGTCTGCTCCTCCAGCGCGTCCCTCCTACGCGCCACAATCGCCACCTCGTTCCCCTACCTCAATTTCCAAATCTACCCCTTCCACGACGGCGTCGTTTCGGGCCTCATCTCCACCTCAATCCGCGCCGCACTCGACTGCCCCCTCAACTACGCGCGCAGCTACTTGCCCAACTTAATCCCACTCTGCGTGAAGCGCGTGGTGTACCTCGACTCCGACCTCGTACTCGTCGACGACATCGCGAAACTCGCGGCCACGCCGTTGGGAGCCGACAGCGTGTTGGCGGCGCCGCAATACTGCAACGCGAACTTCACGTCCTACTTCACGCCCACGTTTTGGTCGAACCCTTCGCTGTCGCTGACGTTCGCAGAGCGGAGAGCCTGTTACTTCAACACGGGGGTGATGGTGATTGATTTGCGGCGGTGGCGCGTGGGGGAGTACACGAGGAAGATCGAAGAGTGGATGGAGGTACAGAAGAGGATGAGAATCTATGAACTGGGTTCGTTGCCGCCGTTTTTGCTTGTGTTTGCGGGGAACATTGTTCCTGTGGATCATAGGTGGAACCAGCACGGTCTCGGAGGAGACAACTTCCGTGGTCTGTGTCGGGATCTTCACCCTGGTCCTGTTAGTTTGTTGCATTGGAGTGGCAAGGGTAAACCCTGGGTCAGATTGGACGCTAATAGACCTTGTCCTCTCGATGCTCTTTGGGCACCTTATGATCTTTTACGCACCCCATTTTCTCTCGATTCttga